A genomic region of Streptomyces rimosus contains the following coding sequences:
- a CDS encoding winged helix-turn-helix transcriptional regulator: MTDHGEGTCRQVDTGMARVFGLLGKRWTGLIVSVLLEGPVFFAELRRAVPGISERMLSDRLTELAAAGLVVREVDGGPPLRVSYRLTEAGRALEPALKELGRWAETYLADGGKCPARFRE, translated from the coding sequence ATGACGGATCACGGGGAAGGCACCTGCAGGCAGGTCGACACCGGCATGGCGCGGGTCTTCGGTCTGCTCGGCAAGCGGTGGACCGGCCTGATCGTGTCCGTCCTGCTGGAGGGGCCGGTGTTCTTCGCCGAGCTGCGCCGCGCGGTGCCCGGCATCAGCGAGCGCATGCTCTCGGACCGGCTCACGGAACTGGCCGCGGCCGGTCTGGTCGTACGGGAGGTCGACGGGGGCCCGCCGCTGCGCGTCTCGTACCGGCTGACCGAGGCGGGCCGGGCGCTGGAGCCCGCGCTCAAGGAACTGGGCCGGTGGGCGGAGACATACCTCGCGGACGGCGGGAAGTGTCCGGCGCGCTTCCGGGAGTGA
- a CDS encoding sensor histidine kinase: MNITGKAQVAARGAAVRAAGGRAWRRLVRREQWPPYRVFGELLLALLLGLIALGSEEIAGSGEARTWLVTVAVMVLAPLRRALPGAVLILAASLSWLFVGISALLIVAGWSAGRRIAGSARALVVFAVALVMSMAVPVVQDLPRVSPEKLMVLAVSFLAIVAMPGIASRYWSQHRTLVDTLHAQRTQLLRENAMIARQTQLRERQRIAQDMHDSLGHQLTLIAVHTGALEVDSALNAQQREAVGVLRGASVAAMRELREVVGLLRDETEDAAVPPAIGAGTAPDAGQRGVAQVDGLVEASRGAGARISVSRSGEPLALAPAVDRAAYRIVQEGLTNAHKHAAGAPVTVALRYEPDSLLVEVVNGPVPPGSAAGPEVSGGQGLTGLRERARLVGGMVHSGPLPDGGFRLAGVLPYGPVTVAATAAEPVLPPAAMEPAWATGPGDGSADPARGRPAVRVGKGGQPVIDWSRVYAAPDAAMFRGEARHRGFAVGCGLAAGVVVVLGVLAAWGMVELFKAMEDGSVSPDTYEQLRVGQAEAEVREQLPPGSFVNSDLNSQGPAKPAGASCETFASTETSGDWDEEKAFRFCFKDGKLVEKRTFMGRA; the protein is encoded by the coding sequence GTGAACATCACGGGGAAAGCACAGGTGGCGGCCCGGGGCGCGGCGGTCCGGGCCGCGGGCGGGCGGGCGTGGCGGCGCCTGGTCCGCAGGGAGCAGTGGCCGCCGTACCGCGTCTTCGGCGAACTGCTGCTGGCCCTGCTGCTCGGGCTGATCGCCCTCGGCTCGGAGGAGATCGCCGGCAGCGGCGAGGCCCGTACGTGGCTGGTGACCGTGGCGGTGATGGTGCTCGCGCCGCTGCGCCGCGCGCTGCCCGGTGCGGTGCTGATCCTCGCGGCGTCGCTGAGCTGGCTGTTCGTGGGGATATCGGCGCTGCTGATCGTGGCGGGCTGGTCGGCCGGGCGGCGGATCGCGGGCAGTGCGCGGGCGCTGGTGGTGTTCGCGGTGGCGCTCGTGATGAGCATGGCGGTGCCCGTGGTGCAGGACTTGCCGCGGGTGTCGCCGGAGAAGCTGATGGTGCTGGCGGTGTCCTTCCTGGCGATAGTCGCGATGCCCGGCATAGCGAGTCGGTACTGGTCCCAGCACCGCACTCTGGTGGACACGCTGCACGCCCAGCGCACGCAACTCCTGCGGGAGAACGCGATGATCGCCCGCCAGACGCAGCTGCGGGAGCGGCAGCGCATCGCGCAGGACATGCACGACAGCCTGGGCCATCAGCTCACCCTGATCGCCGTGCACACGGGCGCGCTGGAGGTGGACTCCGCGCTCAACGCGCAGCAGCGGGAGGCGGTCGGTGTGCTGCGCGGGGCATCGGTGGCGGCGATGCGGGAGCTGCGCGAGGTGGTCGGCCTGCTCCGGGACGAGACGGAGGACGCGGCGGTGCCTCCGGCGATCGGTGCCGGTACGGCTCCGGATGCGGGGCAGCGCGGGGTGGCCCAGGTGGACGGGCTGGTCGAGGCGTCCCGTGGCGCGGGCGCGCGAATATCCGTCTCCCGTTCCGGGGAGCCGCTCGCGCTGGCGCCGGCCGTCGACCGGGCCGCGTACCGCATCGTGCAGGAGGGGCTGACGAACGCGCACAAGCACGCCGCGGGTGCGCCGGTGACGGTGGCGCTGCGGTACGAACCGGATTCGCTGCTGGTCGAGGTGGTCAACGGGCCGGTGCCGCCGGGGTCGGCCGCCGGTCCCGAGGTCAGTGGCGGGCAGGGGCTGACGGGCTTGCGGGAGCGGGCCCGGCTGGTCGGCGGCATGGTGCACAGCGGTCCGCTGCCGGACGGCGGTTTCCGGCTCGCCGGGGTGCTGCCGTACGGGCCGGTGACGGTGGCGGCGACCGCCGCGGAGCCGGTGCTGCCGCCGGCCGCGATGGAACCGGCCTGGGCGACCGGGCCGGGCGACGGATCCGCGGACCCGGCCCGCGGACGGCCCGCCGTGCGTGTCGGCAAGGGCGGTCAGCCGGTCATCGACTGGTCCCGGGTGTACGCGGCTCCGGATGCGGCGATGTTCCGCGGGGAGGCTCGGCACCGTGGATTCGCCGTCGGGTGTGGCCTGGCGGCGGGTGTGGTCGTGGTCCTGGGGGTGCTGGCGGCGTGGGGGATGGTGGAGCTGTTCAAGGCGATGGAGGACGGTTCGGTCTCGCCGGACACGTACGAGCAGCTGCGGGTCGGCCAGGCGGAGGCCGAGGTGCGCGAGCAGCTGCCGCCGGGGTCGTTCGTGAACAGCGATCTGAACTCCCAGGGCCCCGCGAAGCCGGCGGGCGCGAGCTGCGAGACCTTCGCGTCCACGGAGACGTCGGGGGACTGGGACGAGGAGAAGGCGTTCCGGTTCTGTTTCAAGGACGGGAAGCTGGTGGAGAAGCGGACCTTCATGGGGAGGGCCTGA
- a CDS encoding LysR family transcriptional regulator: MPTTAGGLEIRELECFLVLAEELHFGRTGARLYVSQSRVSQLLRALERRVGARLVERTSRRVRLTPLGADFLAALRPAYEALRGTVDATIAAARGIEGRLRIGFQGTADDLIMKAIGTFHARRPGCATEIVEIPLQDPFGPLHRDEVDAAVVLLPVEEPGLVLGPVFSKQQQTLAVSVRHPFASRTRLDAEDLADGPLITVEGPAPDYWRYAQAPTSTPGGRPIPPGPAVRTLQEGLTLAAAGRGAMLLCRPTADYHGRRDITFVPVDGLPDSALGLLWHQDRETARTRAFSAAVTDVT; the protein is encoded by the coding sequence GTGCCCACCACCGCCGGCGGCCTGGAGATCCGTGAACTGGAGTGTTTCCTCGTCCTCGCCGAGGAACTGCACTTCGGGCGCACCGGCGCACGCCTCTACGTCTCCCAGAGCCGGGTCAGCCAGCTCCTTCGCGCCCTCGAACGCCGCGTCGGCGCCCGCCTCGTGGAACGCACCAGCCGCCGGGTCCGCCTCACCCCGCTCGGTGCGGACTTCCTCGCTGCTCTGCGCCCCGCCTACGAAGCGCTGCGCGGCACGGTCGACGCCACCATCGCTGCCGCCCGCGGCATCGAGGGCCGGCTGCGCATCGGCTTCCAGGGCACCGCCGACGACCTGATCATGAAGGCCATCGGCACCTTCCACGCCCGGCGCCCCGGCTGCGCCACGGAGATCGTCGAAATCCCCCTCCAGGACCCCTTCGGCCCACTGCACCGTGACGAGGTCGACGCCGCCGTCGTCCTGCTGCCCGTGGAAGAGCCCGGTCTCGTACTCGGCCCGGTCTTCTCCAAGCAGCAGCAGACGCTCGCCGTCTCCGTACGCCACCCCTTCGCGTCCCGTACGCGCCTCGACGCCGAGGACCTGGCCGACGGCCCCCTCATCACCGTGGAGGGCCCGGCCCCCGACTACTGGCGCTACGCCCAGGCCCCCACCAGCACCCCCGGCGGCCGCCCCATCCCGCCCGGGCCCGCCGTCCGTACCCTCCAGGAGGGCTTGACCCTGGCCGCCGCCGGCCGCGGCGCGATGCTGCTCTGCCGGCCCACGGCCGACTACCACGGCCGCCGCGACATCACCTTCGTACCGGTCGACGGGCTCCCGGACTCCGCACTCGGACTTCTCTGGCACCAGGATCGCGAGACCGCGCGCACCCGCGCCTTCAGCGCGGCCGTCACCGATGTGACGTAG
- a CDS encoding DUF2252 domain-containing protein, which produces MSRLPYVPGFARPEERGTSPKTVGKALRERTPRSEQGRFTPDAGRPDAVTTVEESNAGRIPELVPIRVGRMAASPFAFLRGSAGLMAYDLMNSPVTGIGAQICGDAHAGNFGLYGDARGKLVMDLNDFDETLYGPWEWDLKRLAASLVLAGREAGAGEEQCREAALDAAGAYRRTMRLLAGMPAADAWNAIADEQLVSYADAHDLLGTLERVVAKARKNTSARFAAKSTERIPEGGKRFVDAPPVLRRIPDAEAAAVAASLTGYLDTLPEDRLPLLARYEVQDVAFRVVGTGSVGLRSYVVLLLDHRGEPLVLQVKEARSSALAPYVEKAGFPVPPTGHEGRRIVSGQRRMQVVSDSLLGWTTVYEPGAGGEGAGVSAGAVAGAGDAERGAGAGARGGGSGALGTVAGVRGAGSGARDVWRGGLGLGEGEGWAGRRGEGAGAGRPHQVRQFRNRKGSVDPAALPGDQIDDYARMTGALLARAHAHSADPRVVAGYCGKGDALDEALADFAVAYADRTEADHAELVAAIRKGRIAAETGV; this is translated from the coding sequence ATGTCGCGGTTGCCGTACGTACCGGGATTCGCCAGGCCGGAGGAGCGGGGGACGTCGCCGAAGACCGTCGGCAAGGCGCTCCGGGAGCGGACACCACGCTCCGAACAGGGCCGGTTCACGCCCGACGCCGGGCGGCCGGACGCGGTGACGACGGTCGAGGAGTCCAACGCCGGCCGCATCCCGGAGCTGGTGCCGATACGGGTCGGGCGCATGGCGGCCAGCCCCTTCGCCTTCCTGCGCGGCTCCGCGGGGCTGATGGCGTACGACCTCATGAACAGCCCCGTGACCGGCATCGGCGCGCAAATATGCGGTGACGCGCACGCCGGCAACTTCGGTCTCTACGGCGACGCCCGCGGCAAGCTGGTGATGGACCTCAACGACTTCGACGAGACGCTGTACGGGCCCTGGGAGTGGGATCTGAAGCGCCTCGCGGCCTCGCTGGTGCTGGCCGGCCGGGAGGCCGGGGCCGGTGAGGAGCAGTGCCGGGAAGCGGCCCTGGACGCGGCCGGTGCGTACCGGCGCACGATGCGGTTGCTCGCGGGCATGCCGGCCGCCGACGCCTGGAACGCGATAGCCGACGAGCAACTGGTCTCGTACGCCGACGCACATGACCTGCTGGGCACGCTGGAGCGGGTGGTGGCCAAGGCGCGCAAGAACACGAGCGCGCGCTTCGCGGCGAAGTCGACCGAGCGAATACCCGAGGGCGGCAAGCGTTTCGTGGACGCCCCACCCGTACTGCGCCGCATACCGGACGCGGAGGCCGCCGCCGTCGCCGCATCGCTCACCGGCTACCTGGACACCTTGCCGGAGGACCGGCTCCCGCTGCTGGCCAGGTACGAGGTGCAGGACGTGGCGTTCCGGGTGGTGGGCACGGGAAGCGTGGGCCTGCGCTCCTACGTGGTCCTGCTGCTCGACCACCGCGGCGAACCCTTGGTACTCCAGGTGAAGGAGGCACGCAGCTCAGCACTGGCACCGTACGTGGAAAAGGCCGGCTTCCCTGTTCCGCCGACGGGCCACGAGGGCCGACGCATCGTCAGCGGCCAGCGACGTATGCAGGTCGTCAGCGACAGCTTGCTGGGGTGGACGACGGTTTATGAGCCGGGGGCGGGCGGCGAGGGAGCGGGCGTGAGCGCGGGCGCCGTGGCCGGTGCGGGGGACGCCGAGCGAGGCGCGGGGGCCGGTGCGCGTGGGGGCGGTAGTGGTGCGCTTGGCACGGTGGCTGGCGTGCGTGGGGCCGGTAGCGGTGCGCGTGATGTGTGGAGGGGTGGGCTGGGGCTGGGTGAGGGGGAGGGGTGGGCCGGGAGGCGGGGGGAGGGGGCGGGGGCGGGGAGGCCCCACCAAGTGCGGCAGTTTCGGAACCGGAAGGGCAGCGTGGACCCCGCCGCCCTCCCCGGCGACCAGATCGACGACTACGCCCGTATGACGGGCGCCCTGCTGGCCCGTGCTCATGCGCACAGTGCCGATCCACGTGTGGTGGCGGGGTACTGCGGCAAGGGTGACGCGTTGGACGAGGCGCTGGCCGACTTCGCGGTGGCCTACGCGGATCGTACGGAGGCGGATCACGCTGAGTTGGTCGCGGCGATCCGGAAGGGACGGATAGCCGCGGAGACGGGGGTCTGA
- a CDS encoding FHA domain-containing protein FhaB/FipA, producing MSELTLTVMRLGFLAVLWLFVIVAVQVIRSDLFGTRVTQRGAARRGGQEGRAQQRQQASPPQQRRQEGGRGNNRQRRGAPTKLVVSEGTLTGTTVALQGQTISLGRAHDSTIVLDDDYASSRHARIYPDRDGQWIVEDLGSTNGTYLDRTRLTTPTPIPLGAPIRIGKTVIELRK from the coding sequence ATGTCAGAGCTGACCCTCACGGTCATGCGGTTGGGTTTCCTCGCCGTACTGTGGCTGTTCGTCATCGTGGCCGTCCAGGTCATCCGCAGCGACCTGTTCGGCACGCGCGTCACACAGCGCGGAGCCGCCCGCCGCGGCGGCCAGGAGGGGCGCGCGCAACAGCGCCAGCAAGCCTCCCCGCCGCAGCAGCGCCGCCAGGAAGGCGGCCGCGGCAACAACCGTCAGCGCCGCGGCGCCCCCACAAAGCTGGTGGTCTCCGAGGGCACGTTGACGGGCACGACCGTCGCCCTCCAGGGGCAGACCATCTCTCTGGGCCGCGCGCACGACTCCACGATCGTGCTGGACGACGACTACGCCTCCAGCCGGCATGCCAGGATCTACCCGGACCGTGACGGCCAGTGGATCGTCGAGGATCTCGGGTCCACCAACGGCACGTATCTCGACCGGACCCGACTGACGACCCCGACACCGATTCCGCTGGGAGCCCCGATCCGCATCGGCAAGACCGTCATCGAGCTGCGGAAGTAG
- a CDS encoding MarR family winged helix-turn-helix transcriptional regulator, protein MARRDASVETIQQEMTAFARRARATAARMHPELSLVSYTLLAHLDDQQGCRATDLAAHYLLDKSTVSRQISALEKLGFVERRVDPDDHRVQVLHPTAKGAQVLANVTASRRQAFHERLADWDEEDLDRFATYLLRYNAAQARHG, encoded by the coding sequence GTGGCTCGCAGAGACGCATCCGTCGAGACCATCCAGCAGGAGATGACCGCGTTCGCCCGCCGGGCTCGCGCCACCGCCGCCCGCATGCACCCCGAGTTGTCGCTCGTCTCGTACACGCTGCTGGCGCACCTCGATGACCAGCAGGGATGCCGCGCGACCGACCTCGCCGCGCACTACCTCCTGGACAAGTCCACGGTCAGCCGGCAGATCTCCGCCCTGGAGAAGCTCGGCTTCGTCGAGCGCCGCGTCGATCCGGACGACCACCGCGTCCAGGTGCTGCACCCCACGGCCAAGGGCGCGCAGGTGCTGGCGAACGTGACCGCCAGCCGCCGCCAGGCGTTCCACGAGCGGCTCGCCGACTGGGACGAGGAGGACCTGGACCGCTTCGCGACCTACCTGCTGCGCTACAACGCCGCCCAGGCACGCCACGGCTGA
- a CDS encoding FMN-dependent NADH-azoreductase encodes MATLLHLDSSLFTTDGSASRAVTAAFREAWEEAHPGGTVIYRDLAANPLPHLDAAGFSAAFADADALTPEQQTAFARRLELVEELEKADAVLIGAPMYNITIPSTLKAWLDHIIIIGRTAGEESSIKGKPVTVVASRGGSYKPGTPREGLDYVETYLQAVLGTMLGLEVDFIVPELTMAPSNPAMSELIPLYEASRDQSLQEAAEKAKALAARLAA; translated from the coding sequence ATGGCCACGCTTCTGCACCTCGACTCCTCCCTGTTCACCACCGATGGATCCGCTTCCCGCGCGGTGACCGCGGCCTTCCGCGAGGCATGGGAGGAGGCGCACCCCGGCGGCACCGTCATCTACCGCGATCTCGCCGCGAACCCGCTGCCCCACCTCGACGCCGCCGGCTTCTCCGCCGCCTTCGCCGACGCGGACGCCCTGACCCCCGAGCAGCAGACCGCGTTCGCGCGCCGTCTTGAGCTGGTCGAGGAGTTGGAGAAGGCGGACGCGGTCCTCATCGGCGCCCCGATGTACAACATCACGATCCCCTCCACGCTCAAGGCATGGCTGGACCACATCATCATCATCGGCCGCACCGCCGGTGAGGAGTCGTCCATCAAGGGCAAGCCGGTCACCGTCGTCGCCAGCCGCGGCGGCTCGTACAAGCCGGGCACGCCCCGCGAGGGACTCGACTACGTCGAGACCTACCTGCAGGCCGTGCTGGGCACCATGCTCGGCCTGGAGGTCGACTTCATCGTCCCCGAGCTGACGATGGCGCCCAGCAACCCCGCGATGTCGGAGCTCATACCGCTGTACGAAGCCTCCCGCGACCAGTCCCTCCAGGAAGCCGCCGAGAAAGCCAAGGCCCTCGCCGCACGCCTCGCCGCCTGA
- a CDS encoding MFS transporter, with amino-acid sequence MTTIEETAGRDGALRRGRGAGWAAVGALAAATFTVVTSEMLPVGLLTPIGGALGVTDGTAGLTLTVTGVVAAVGAPVLTLAVGRADRRRVLCGLLAMLAAANLLAAWAPDFGVMVVARVLVGVGMGGVWALAAGLAVRLVEARSVAAATSLIFSGVAVASVLGVPAGTLIGQFGGWRAAFAVVAALSALVAVALAMLLPPLPAEGAVRLDGVLRLFRDARVRTGLIVVALLVGGHFAAYTYVRPVLEEVSGVGPGVISTLLLVYGAAGVAGNFVGGVGAGRSPRGTLLVISGVLAGAVLLVPLLGVGVPGAVALLAVWGLAYGGVSVSTQTWLMAVAPRAREAASALFVGVFNAAIALGAFGGGRAVDGWGLTGVLWLGGALAAGALVAVAAGRGPGAVSR; translated from the coding sequence ATGACGACGATCGAGGAAACGGCGGGCCGCGACGGCGCGTTGCGGCGGGGCAGGGGCGCGGGATGGGCCGCGGTGGGGGCGCTGGCGGCGGCCACGTTCACGGTGGTGACGTCGGAGATGCTGCCGGTGGGGCTGTTGACGCCCATCGGAGGCGCGCTGGGGGTCACGGACGGTACGGCGGGGCTGACGCTCACCGTGACGGGTGTGGTCGCGGCGGTGGGGGCGCCGGTGCTCACGCTGGCGGTGGGCCGGGCGGACCGGCGGAGGGTGCTGTGCGGGCTGCTGGCGATGCTGGCGGCGGCCAATCTGCTGGCCGCCTGGGCGCCGGATTTCGGGGTGATGGTGGTGGCGCGGGTGCTGGTCGGGGTGGGGATGGGCGGGGTGTGGGCGCTCGCGGCGGGGTTGGCGGTGCGGCTGGTCGAGGCGCGGTCGGTGGCCGCGGCGACGTCGTTGATCTTCAGTGGGGTGGCGGTCGCGTCGGTGCTCGGGGTGCCGGCGGGGACGTTGATCGGGCAATTCGGCGGCTGGCGGGCCGCGTTCGCCGTGGTGGCGGCGCTGTCGGCGCTGGTCGCGGTGGCGCTGGCGATGCTGCTGCCACCGTTGCCGGCCGAGGGGGCGGTACGGCTGGACGGGGTGCTGCGGCTGTTCCGGGACGCGCGGGTGCGGACCGGGCTGATCGTGGTGGCGTTGCTGGTGGGCGGGCATTTCGCGGCGTACACGTATGTGCGGCCGGTACTGGAGGAGGTGTCCGGGGTGGGGCCCGGGGTGATCAGCACGCTGCTTCTGGTGTACGGGGCGGCCGGGGTGGCCGGGAACTTCGTGGGGGGCGTGGGGGCGGGGCGGTCGCCGCGCGGCACGCTGTTGGTGATCAGCGGGGTGCTGGCCGGGGCGGTGCTCCTGGTGCCTCTGCTGGGAGTGGGTGTTCCGGGGGCGGTGGCGCTGCTGGCGGTGTGGGGGCTGGCGTACGGAGGGGTGTCGGTCAGTACGCAGACGTGGCTGATGGCGGTGGCGCCGCGGGCGCGGGAGGCGGCGTCGGCGCTGTTCGTGGGGGTGTTCAACGCGGCGATCGCGCTGGGTGCGTTCGGCGGGGGCCGGGCCGTGGACGGGTGGGGGCTGACCGGGGTGCTGTGGCTCGGGGGCGCGCTGGCCGCGGGGGCGCTGGTGGCGGTCGCGGCGGGGCGGGGGCCGGGGGCGGTGTCGCGGTGA
- a CDS encoding FhaA domain-containing protein yields the protein MGVLKRFEQRLEGLVNGTFAKVFKSEVQPVEIAGALQRECDNNATIWNRDRTVVPNDFIVELSTPDYERLSPYSGQLGDELSGMVRDYAKQQRYTFMGPIKVHLEKADDLDTGLYRVRSRTLASSTSQEHPGAAAAAQRPTAPRSSPSGPGGHVGPPPMPTSPPASRTGAPGAGAQPGAAPEGWYQNRGAAERSGGQTRRWIEINGNRHQISRPTLVLGRSTDADVRIDDPGVSRRHCEIRVGTPPTVQDLGSTNGIVVDGQHTTRATLRDGSRIVVGSTTIVYRQAEG from the coding sequence GTGGGAGTACTGAAGCGCTTCGAGCAGCGTCTCGAAGGTCTCGTCAACGGCACCTTCGCCAAGGTGTTCAAGTCCGAGGTGCAGCCCGTTGAGATCGCCGGCGCGCTCCAGCGCGAGTGCGACAACAACGCCACCATCTGGAACCGCGACCGCACGGTCGTCCCCAACGACTTCATCGTCGAACTGAGCACCCCCGACTACGAGCGGCTCAGCCCGTACAGCGGCCAGCTCGGAGACGAGCTCTCCGGCATGGTCCGCGACTACGCCAAGCAGCAGCGCTACACCTTCATGGGCCCGATCAAGGTGCACCTGGAGAAGGCCGACGACCTCGACACCGGCCTGTACCGCGTCCGCAGCCGCACCCTCGCGTCCAGCACGTCCCAGGAGCACCCGGGTGCCGCCGCCGCGGCACAGCGCCCCACCGCGCCCCGGAGCAGCCCGTCCGGCCCCGGCGGCCACGTGGGCCCGCCCCCCATGCCCACCTCGCCGCCCGCGTCCCGGACAGGGGCGCCGGGTGCCGGTGCCCAGCCGGGCGCGGCTCCCGAAGGCTGGTACCAGAACCGGGGCGCGGCGGAGCGGAGCGGCGGACAGACACGGCGCTGGATCGAGATCAACGGCAACCGCCACCAGATCTCCCGCCCCACGCTCGTCCTGGGCCGCAGCACCGACGCCGACGTACGCATCGACGACCCGGGAGTCTCCCGCCGGCACTGCGAGATCCGCGTCGGAACGCCGCCGACGGTCCAGGACCTGGGTTCTACCAACGGCATCGTGGTAGACGGACAGCACACCACCCGCGCTACGCTCCGCGACGGCTCGCGGATCGTCGTGGGCAGTACCACCATCGTTTACCGGCAAGCCGAAGGGTGA
- a CDS encoding response regulator transcription factor translates to MIRVIVADDEPLIRAGIRMILTSAGDISVVAEAGNGREAVEAARVHGADVVLLDIQMPVMDGLTALAELRRAAPSVPALILTTFGERENVLRAMGEGSAGFLLKDSAPDELIRAVRAAADGHAYMSPVATRHVADSLVARAGDVGGESAATRTARRAQEAAQRLSVLTEREMEVLSLLGEGLSNADAGERIHMSEATVKTYVSRILAKLGCENRVQAALLARDAGLGG, encoded by the coding sequence GTGATCAGGGTGATCGTCGCCGACGACGAGCCGCTCATCCGGGCCGGTATCCGGATGATCCTCACCTCGGCCGGGGACATCTCGGTGGTGGCGGAGGCGGGCAACGGCAGGGAGGCGGTCGAGGCCGCGCGCGTCCACGGTGCGGATGTGGTGCTGCTGGACATCCAGATGCCGGTGATGGACGGGCTGACGGCGCTGGCCGAACTGCGCCGCGCGGCGCCGTCCGTACCGGCCCTGATCCTGACGACGTTCGGCGAGCGGGAGAACGTCCTGCGCGCGATGGGCGAGGGCAGCGCGGGCTTCCTGCTGAAGGACTCCGCGCCGGACGAGCTGATCCGCGCGGTGCGCGCCGCGGCCGACGGCCATGCCTATATGTCACCGGTGGCGACGCGGCATGTGGCCGATTCGCTGGTGGCACGCGCCGGCGATGTCGGCGGAGAGAGCGCGGCGACCCGTACGGCACGGCGAGCCCAGGAGGCCGCACAGCGGCTCTCGGTCCTGACGGAACGGGAGATGGAGGTGCTGTCCCTGCTCGGTGAGGGGCTGTCGAACGCCGACGCGGGCGAGCGCATCCACATGAGCGAGGCGACGGTGAAGACGTACGTCAGCCGCATTCTGGCCAAGCTGGGCTGCGAGAACAGGGTCCAGGCGGCGCTGTTGGCCCGGGACGCGGGGTTGGGGGGCTAG
- a CDS encoding ABC transporter permease, whose translation MSSVRPPDHHRPDHRADLRHVLTHLITPLLMCIGMGLAYLGAFAHPEPHHLPVAVVGSGPQTQVLAQSMNDKAHGGLDVRTVGSRAEAVDQLKHQDIFGAYVMDTRATGAAPSGTAAKGGGSKPAPELVVATAGSDTTASVVQKIFTPVAAQQGVPLKVTDVAPPAEDDPTAQGLFFLMVAISIGSYASVAVIGGAGAVLPIRMRAMLAAGTSFVVSILGTLFAGPVFHLVDHGLWGLWSMAWLYSAGILLIGTGLHTFLKRWTTLGVMALFVMLNFTSAGGVFRPELQNGFFASLHAFWNGAGFVEGVRSHVYFDGNGLAGHVWTLVLWLVVGFVMVGVAALAEARRRRAADNAAANATAVAAAAVAATVPERRPAHAATSANDKSAAAAEEEMEEAVGV comes from the coding sequence ATGAGTTCGGTCCGACCTCCCGACCACCACCGCCCTGATCACCGAGCCGATCTGCGGCACGTCCTCACCCACCTGATCACCCCACTGCTGATGTGCATCGGCATGGGCCTGGCCTACCTGGGCGCGTTCGCCCACCCCGAGCCGCACCACCTGCCGGTCGCGGTGGTCGGATCGGGCCCCCAGACGCAGGTGCTGGCCCAGTCGATGAACGACAAGGCACACGGTGGCCTGGACGTACGTACCGTCGGCAGCCGGGCCGAGGCCGTCGACCAGCTCAAGCACCAGGACATCTTCGGCGCGTATGTGATGGACACGCGCGCCACCGGCGCCGCGCCGTCCGGCACCGCGGCCAAGGGCGGCGGGAGCAAGCCGGCGCCCGAGCTCGTGGTCGCGACGGCCGGATCCGACACCACGGCGTCCGTGGTGCAGAAGATCTTCACGCCCGTCGCGGCCCAGCAGGGCGTGCCGCTCAAGGTCACCGATGTCGCCCCGCCGGCCGAGGACGACCCGACGGCCCAGGGGCTCTTCTTCCTGATGGTCGCGATCAGCATCGGCTCGTACGCGTCGGTCGCGGTGATCGGCGGAGCCGGTGCCGTACTGCCGATCCGGATGCGCGCGATGCTGGCGGCCGGCACCTCCTTCGTGGTCAGCATCCTCGGCACGCTGTTCGCGGGGCCGGTCTTCCACCTCGTCGACCACGGTCTGTGGGGGCTGTGGAGCATGGCCTGGCTGTACTCGGCGGGCATCCTGCTGATCGGCACCGGGCTGCACACGTTCCTCAAGCGCTGGACCACGCTGGGCGTGATGGCGCTGTTCGTGATGCTCAACTTCACCTCGGCGGGCGGCGTCTTCCGCCCCGAGCTGCAGAACGGGTTCTTCGCCTCCCTGCACGCGTTCTGGAACGGCGCCGGGTTCGTGGAGGGCGTCCGCAGCCATGTCTACTTCGACGGCAACGGGCTGGCCGGGCACGTCTGGACGCTGGTGCTGTGGCTGGTCGTGGGCTTCGTGATGGTCGGTGTGGCGGCCCTGGCCGAGGCACGCCGACGGCGCGCGGCCGACAACGCGGCCGCGAACGCGACGGCCGTGGCGGCTGCCGCGGTGGCGGCGACGGTGCCGGAACGCCGCCCGGCGCACGCCGCGACCAGCGCGAACGATAAGAGCGCGGCAGCCGCCGAGGAGGAGATGGAAGAGGCGGTCGGCGTCTGA